A single genomic interval of Fibrobacter sp. UWB13 harbors:
- the orn gene encoding oligoribonuclease, whose amino-acid sequence MPKSSRNLVWMDLEMSGLYPEKDVILEIATIVTDANLNILAEGPVIAIHQPENVFESMDEWNTRHHNQSGLVDRCRRSQYSLKDAEQETLKFIKPFTEKTKNLLCGNSITQDRRFLYKYMPEISEWLCYRNIDVSSIKELSYRWYPNLEDFQKEKRHEALNDIRESIAELAYYRKTIFK is encoded by the coding sequence ATGCCAAAGAGTTCTCGAAATTTAGTTTGGATGGACCTGGAAATGTCCGGTCTCTATCCTGAAAAAGATGTCATTCTCGAAATTGCGACCATTGTTACTGACGCCAACTTGAACATCCTCGCCGAAGGCCCTGTTATCGCTATCCACCAGCCCGAAAACGTTTTCGAAAGCATGGACGAATGGAACACGCGACACCACAACCAAAGCGGTCTCGTGGACCGTTGCCGCCGTTCGCAGTACTCCCTCAAGGATGCCGAACAAGAAACGCTCAAGTTCATCAAGCCGTTTACCGAAAAAACAAAGAACCTCCTCTGTGGAAACTCCATCACGCAGGACAGGCGCTTTTTGTACAAGTACATGCCCGAAATTTCGGAATGGCTCTGCTACAGGAATATTGACGTGAGCTCCATCAAGGAACTCAGCTATCGTTGGTACCCGAACCTCGAAGATTTCCAAAAAGAAAAACGCCACGAAGCCTTAAACGACATCCGCGAAAGCATCGCCGAACTCGCCTACTACCGAAAGACAATCTTCAAGTAA
- a CDS encoding penicillin-binding transpeptidase domain-containing protein, which translates to MERLPYAQRMRNRCIAITVLVTIIVAIVHCSTKDDPAESAKATTEQLAADTVAQAIATNDTNPFDESFTAETAAKENSNGLAALKGIEDEDFEKSGNTAAGNDASASNATSESTDNVRDTVHIKSQKDPVLADRIDILLRRYHPDLGVILVVDTKTNEIIAWGERRDGKVQNKPDWIGRPTFPAASLAKLVTIAAAMESNRYSLNTPIPMIGRHHTLYLNQLRVPEKYNGPTMELSEAFARSANPPMAIVGKNVGGKRLNAAAAKLGYNKNFPGNAPNASHYTAPDTGYGLAEVSCGFTTSTTLTPLLAAAQVRAILTKKPLEIPWARDMAPFAPQKPLALNLGKFTENTYYGLRESMLRSVTQGTARKHMSTKNMARKNFEALRLGGKTGSLDGTDPAGRYDWFMGFAEAKNDPSKSIVVIVMQMHKEIRSQPATQVAATVINYWAHQNLDLKK; encoded by the coding sequence ATGGAAAGACTCCCCTACGCCCAGAGAATGCGCAACCGCTGCATTGCGATTACCGTCCTCGTTACGATTATTGTTGCCATTGTTCACTGTTCCACAAAAGACGACCCGGCGGAATCCGCAAAAGCAACCACCGAGCAGCTAGCTGCAGATACGGTCGCGCAAGCAATTGCCACGAACGACACAAATCCTTTTGATGAATCATTCACTGCAGAAACTGCGGCAAAAGAAAACTCGAACGGACTAGCCGCCCTGAAAGGCATCGAAGACGAAGACTTCGAAAAATCGGGCAACACAGCCGCAGGGAATGACGCAAGCGCTTCCAACGCAACAAGCGAAAGCACGGATAACGTCCGCGACACCGTTCACATCAAGTCGCAAAAAGACCCCGTACTCGCTGACAGAATCGACATTCTTTTACGCCGTTATCACCCAGACCTGGGCGTCATCCTTGTCGTGGACACCAAGACAAACGAAATCATAGCCTGGGGCGAACGCCGCGATGGTAAGGTACAAAACAAGCCGGACTGGATTGGTCGCCCCACCTTCCCTGCCGCATCGCTTGCAAAGCTCGTGACAATAGCCGCCGCCATGGAAAGCAACCGCTACTCGCTCAATACACCGATCCCAATGATTGGGCGCCACCACACGCTTTACCTGAACCAGCTCCGCGTCCCCGAAAAGTACAACGGTCCCACGATGGAACTTTCCGAAGCTTTTGCCCGCTCTGCAAATCCGCCGATGGCAATCGTCGGTAAAAATGTCGGAGGAAAGCGCCTCAACGCTGCCGCCGCAAAACTCGGATACAACAAGAATTTCCCCGGGAACGCCCCCAACGCATCGCACTATACAGCCCCGGACACTGGTTACGGCCTTGCCGAAGTTTCCTGCGGTTTTACAACCTCCACAACCCTTACACCGCTCCTCGCTGCAGCGCAAGTCCGTGCTATCCTTACCAAGAAGCCTCTTGAAATTCCATGGGCTCGCGACATGGCTCCATTCGCCCCGCAAAAGCCACTCGCCCTCAACCTTGGCAAATTCACAGAAAACACATACTACGGTCTCCGCGAATCGATGCTCCGCTCCGTAACACAGGGCACCGCACGCAAGCACATGTCCACAAAAAACATGGCTCGCAAGAATTTCGAAGCGCTCCGCCTCGGCGGAAAAACCGGTTCTCTTGATGGTACAGATCCCGCCGGCCGTTACGATTGGTTCATGGGATTTGCCGAAGCGAAAAACGATCCGAGCAAATCAATTGTCGTGATTGTGATGCAGATGCACAAAGAAATTCGTTCGCAACCAGCAACGCAGGTGGCAGCAACCGTCATCAATTATTGGGCACACCAAAACCTGGACTTGAAAAAATAA
- the lgt gene encoding prolipoprotein diacylglyceryl transferase, whose amino-acid sequence MELSWWNLIPTYFDGTAFQLGSFPVRWYGIMYIFAFVTAYITMWKISQKEKLGYTKDQLDNFFTWIIAGILLGARLGYVFFYKASYYLSNPSEILFPMVHDDLGYHFVGISGMSYHGGLVVGLLFMYIGAKRNKLDIWKTFNLAFLVTPLAYTWGRWGNFINGELFGEATTSAIGMWFPLAHDSTLANPILHHPSQLYEMVFEGIVLFIVLYNLRKIPKLHDKVPCLYLMGYGLFRFFIEFFRKPDAHLGRVDLFGMSRGQTLCSAMIIAGLVWMIYLFYKEKKANNP is encoded by the coding sequence ATGGAATTATCTTGGTGGAACTTAATACCGACTTATTTTGATGGAACGGCATTCCAACTCGGAAGTTTTCCGGTGCGCTGGTATGGCATCATGTACATTTTTGCATTCGTGACCGCCTATATCACCATGTGGAAAATCAGCCAGAAAGAAAAACTCGGCTACACCAAAGATCAGCTCGACAACTTCTTCACATGGATTATCGCAGGCATTCTGCTCGGCGCCCGCCTTGGTTACGTTTTCTTCTACAAGGCAAGCTATTACCTTTCCAATCCGTCCGAAATTTTATTCCCGATGGTTCACGATGACCTCGGTTACCACTTTGTCGGAATTTCTGGAATGTCATACCATGGCGGTCTCGTGGTTGGTCTTCTGTTCATGTATATCGGTGCAAAGCGCAACAAGCTCGACATTTGGAAGACTTTCAACCTAGCCTTCTTGGTAACGCCTCTTGCCTATACTTGGGGACGTTGGGGCAACTTCATCAACGGTGAACTTTTTGGAGAAGCTACTACAAGCGCCATCGGCATGTGGTTCCCGCTTGCCCATGACAGCACGCTTGCAAACCCGATTCTCCACCACCCGAGCCAGCTTTATGAAATGGTCTTCGAAGGCATCGTGCTCTTTATCGTCTTGTACAACCTGCGCAAGATTCCAAAGCTCCACGACAAGGTTCCTTGCCTCTATTTGATGGGTTACGGTCTGTTCCGCTTCTTCATTGAATTTTTCCGCAAACCGGATGCACACCTTGGACGCGTGGACCTCTTTGGCATGAGCCGAGGTCAGACGCTCTGCTCGGCAATGATTATTGCCGGTCTCGTGTGGATGATTTACCTCTTCTACAAAGAGAAGAAAGCTAATAACCCTTAA
- a CDS encoding TIGR01440 family protein encodes MAGITYEIDDKNIVEQIKSDAISVAAELVEVAKLKKGDIVVVGCSTSETLGNQVGSHSVPEVGKAIYNGLQSVFGAKGIYIAAQCCEHLNRAIIIEHEAVPNAEIVNVVPQPKAGGSFATACYESFKAPVALEHIKANAGIDIGGTLIGMHLREVAVPVRLKQNHIGKAIIIAARTRPKFIGGERAHYNEALKDGYPEF; translated from the coding sequence ATGGCAGGAATTACTTACGAAATTGACGACAAGAACATTGTTGAACAAATCAAGTCTGATGCCATAAGCGTCGCAGCAGAACTCGTCGAAGTGGCAAAGCTCAAAAAGGGCGATATCGTTGTCGTCGGTTGCAGCACTAGCGAAACTTTGGGTAACCAGGTCGGGAGCCACTCCGTCCCGGAAGTCGGCAAAGCTATTTACAACGGGCTTCAAAGCGTTTTTGGCGCTAAGGGCATCTACATTGCCGCCCAGTGCTGCGAGCACCTGAACCGAGCCATTATCATCGAACACGAGGCAGTCCCGAATGCCGAAATCGTGAACGTCGTGCCACAGCCAAAGGCTGGGGGCTCCTTCGCTACTGCTTGTTACGAAAGCTTCAAGGCTCCTGTGGCTCTCGAGCATATCAAGGCAAATGCAGGGATCGACATCGGCGGGACCCTTATCGGCATGCACCTCCGTGAAGTCGCCGTTCCCGTCCGCTTAAAGCAGAACCATATCGGTAAAGCCATCATCATTGCCGCACGTACCCGCCCCAAGTTCATCGGTGGTGAACGTGCACACTACAACGAAGCTCTAAAAGACGGCTACCCGGAATTTTAG
- a CDS encoding transporter substrate-binding domain-containing protein: MRKRVALLFVVFGVFFAISTGCNGFSEEPPSKVSNANSSKYKIGVEEKSSISEGVAGQLPKTQIKQYPDLITAYFALQVGDIDILAYDENVLTHTFNDSMSGITFIENDVGVPNEFVIAMNKHSSIPDLKGIINRLIDSLNAAGTLTELNEHWNKNSKTNPLISTKESESEQVLRIATSADVPPFSFTSGNQIVGFDIDLAKLLEEKLNVKTKIIKTDRNKLVSALKNHEADLVISAFTVCECLQHEIDNSKPYYIGKTAFAIRNDFGKEATLSKVPKMTYLEPKKPDEIYKLADLSGKFVGVQTGTTLDEQVQQLIKLPRIQYFANIPEMTKALEERSLDGIAVDYSVAESILKHHSEFSILKDRLNKDEFGIAMSKNSPLKASIDSCISVLQKKGEIQKIKDKWSRNKSAVRSIKQDWIGSDTLIVGTEALYAPYEFYQWGEISGIDIDIMYTIGKMLNKNIKFADMNFDVLIPSLVNEKTDLCIAAMSITEERSSLIDFSIPYDKNESVIVVHTPKHSLEVVGDSTGVLSHIFQKIQEWF; the protein is encoded by the coding sequence ATGAGAAAACGAGTTGCTTTACTTTTCGTTGTTTTCGGTGTATTTTTCGCTATTAGCACCGGTTGTAATGGATTTTCCGAAGAGCCTCCCTCCAAAGTCTCCAATGCTAATTCGTCCAAGTATAAAATCGGTGTCGAAGAAAAATCAAGCATATCCGAAGGGGTTGCCGGTCAGCTTCCTAAAACACAAATCAAGCAATACCCCGACTTAATAACGGCTTATTTTGCGCTCCAGGTTGGCGATATCGACATATTGGCTTATGACGAGAACGTCCTTACGCACACATTCAACGATAGCATGAGCGGCATTACGTTCATCGAAAACGATGTTGGCGTTCCGAACGAATTCGTCATCGCCATGAACAAGCACAGTTCCATTCCTGACTTAAAAGGAATCATCAACCGCCTTATCGACAGCTTAAACGCGGCTGGCACGCTCACCGAGCTCAACGAGCACTGGAACAAGAACTCAAAAACAAATCCGCTAATCAGCACCAAGGAAAGCGAATCCGAGCAAGTCCTGAGAATCGCCACATCAGCCGACGTTCCCCCGTTTTCATTTACCAGCGGGAACCAGATTGTCGGGTTTGATATCGATTTAGCGAAGCTCCTCGAAGAAAAACTGAACGTCAAGACCAAGATTATCAAGACGGACCGCAACAAGCTCGTCTCTGCACTCAAGAATCACGAAGCTGACCTCGTCATTTCGGCATTCACCGTCTGCGAATGCTTACAGCACGAAATTGACAATTCAAAGCCCTACTACATCGGGAAAACCGCTTTCGCCATTCGCAATGACTTTGGCAAAGAAGCGACACTCAGCAAAGTTCCCAAGATGACTTACCTCGAACCCAAGAAGCCCGACGAGATTTACAAGCTCGCCGACTTGTCCGGGAAATTCGTCGGAGTCCAGACAGGAACAACGCTCGATGAACAAGTACAGCAGCTAATCAAGCTCCCCCGTATCCAGTACTTTGCAAACATTCCCGAAATGACCAAGGCTTTGGAAGAGAGGAGCCTGGACGGAATTGCAGTAGATTATTCTGTTGCAGAATCCATTCTCAAGCATCATTCTGAATTTTCCATTTTAAAGGATAGGCTGAACAAGGACGAATTTGGCATTGCCATGAGCAAAAATAGTCCTCTGAAAGCTAGCATCGATTCGTGCATCAGCGTGCTCCAGAAAAAAGGCGAAATCCAGAAAATCAAGGACAAATGGTCTAGGAACAAGTCCGCAGTCAGATCCATCAAGCAAGACTGGATTGGTAGCGATACGCTTATCGTTGGCACCGAAGCTCTTTACGCTCCTTACGAATTCTACCAGTGGGGCGAAATCTCCGGCATAGATATCGATATCATGTACACCATCGGCAAAATGCTGAACAAGAACATCAAGTTTGCGGACATGAACTTCGATGTGCTGATTCCATCCCTAGTAAACGAAAAAACGGACCTCTGCATCGCCGCCATGAGCATTACCGAAGAACGCAGCAGTCTAATCGACTTTTCGATTCCTTACGACAAGAACGAATCTGTTATTGTGGTACACACTCCTAAACACTCTCTCGAAGTTGTCGGAGACTCTACCGGCGTTTTAAGCCACATATTCCAGAAGATACAGGAATGGTTTTAA
- a CDS encoding glycoside hydrolase family 5 protein: protein MLKQHIRVAALCSAFSFALASNSFAADLPTANEMFAKMGFGINIGNTMEVPQNPTWWGNKFPTEAYIDSVKAAGFSTIRIPCAWYSHSNALSRDSSRADIVPGGGPNEIASSWMDSVQTVVDYCMRAGLVTILNIHWDNGWLEGNLNDKEKDKVNARQKDFWTQIANRFKNYNENLLFASANEPATTDDNYKHETEILMTYHQSFVDAVRATGGNNASRTLVIQGPSTSVDRSCEVMPVSKLPKDVIANRLMVEVHFYDPYTYTLLNDVVDWGAQVYPQYYWGDDLATGADIVHNCGYNAWAGAMGDKCTSAQIQDQFGKMKTNFVDKGVPVIIGEFGANDRVGVLTGDNYAKHRKGRLAYYEAVMKLAKENKVVPIAWDTGHEGENNMTIIRRQTEPDGSVFDKDVLNIMRHAYGLADYVNNGITHIENFKTDDGTISIFKRNRPAQSRSLRTSRTYDLLGKQNPQARVVKVKK from the coding sequence ATGTTGAAACAGCACATTCGCGTTGCTGCTCTTTGCAGCGCGTTCTCTTTTGCATTGGCGTCAAATTCCTTCGCGGCTGATTTGCCGACGGCAAACGAAATGTTTGCCAAGATGGGCTTTGGCATAAACATCGGGAACACGATGGAAGTTCCCCAGAATCCAACGTGGTGGGGCAATAAGTTCCCGACCGAGGCGTACATTGATTCGGTCAAGGCGGCGGGCTTCAGCACGATCCGTATTCCGTGCGCGTGGTACAGCCATTCGAATGCCTTGTCGCGCGATTCTAGCAGGGCAGACATTGTTCCGGGCGGTGGCCCGAACGAAATTGCTTCTAGCTGGATGGATTCCGTGCAGACGGTCGTGGATTACTGCATGCGCGCAGGCCTCGTGACGATTTTGAACATCCATTGGGATAATGGCTGGCTCGAAGGCAACCTAAACGACAAGGAAAAAGACAAGGTGAACGCCCGCCAGAAGGATTTCTGGACGCAGATTGCAAACCGCTTCAAGAACTATAACGAAAATTTGCTTTTTGCAAGCGCTAACGAGCCTGCGACAACGGATGACAATTACAAGCACGAAACCGAAATCTTGATGACGTATCACCAGTCGTTTGTGGATGCCGTGCGTGCGACGGGTGGCAACAATGCTAGCCGTACGCTCGTGATTCAGGGGCCGTCGACAAGTGTGGATCGCAGTTGCGAAGTGATGCCTGTGAGCAAGCTCCCGAAGGATGTGATTGCAAACCGCCTGATGGTCGAAGTGCATTTCTATGACCCTTATACCTACACGCTGTTGAATGACGTTGTTGATTGGGGCGCTCAAGTCTATCCGCAGTACTACTGGGGCGATGACCTCGCGACTGGTGCGGATATTGTGCATAACTGCGGCTACAACGCTTGGGCAGGTGCCATGGGCGACAAGTGCACGAGTGCTCAGATTCAGGACCAGTTCGGCAAGATGAAAACGAACTTTGTCGATAAGGGCGTGCCTGTGATTATCGGCGAGTTCGGTGCGAATGACCGCGTGGGGGTGTTGACCGGCGACAATTATGCGAAACACCGCAAGGGCCGCCTCGCTTATTACGAAGCCGTGATGAAACTAGCGAAGGAAAACAAGGTGGTGCCTATCGCCTGGGATACGGGCCACGAAGGCGAAAACAACATGACGATTATCCGTCGCCAGACAGAACCGGACGGTTCCGTGTTTGACAAGGACGTTCTGAACATCATGCGTCACGCTTATGGCCTTGCGGATTACGTGAACAACGGCATTACGCACATTGAAAACTTTAAGACCGATGACGGAACGATTTCCATCTTTAAGCGCAATCGCCCGGCGCAGTCCCGCAGCTTGCGCACATCCCGCACTTACGACTTGCTTGGCAAGCAGAACCCGCAGGCGAGAGTCGTGAAAGTGAAGAAATAA